One window of the Eucalyptus grandis isolate ANBG69807.140 chromosome 8, ASM1654582v1, whole genome shotgun sequence genome contains the following:
- the LOC104414239 gene encoding LOW QUALITY PROTEIN: UDP-glycosyltransferase 92A1 (The sequence of the model RefSeq protein was modified relative to this genomic sequence to represent the inferred CDS: inserted 1 base in 1 codon): protein MAPSDDGGHIVMLPFMAHGHLIPFLALARRIQRRSRFTITIASTPVNVRRLRSTAMADPTLRAINFAELAFDPSAHALPSNTENTENMPLTQMVDLCYASLSLRAPLESLVANITCREDGRPPVCIISDIFFGWAADVAKAFGTRNYTFTTCGAYGTSAYVSMWLHLPHRGMESGKFIVPAFPERCLFDKSHLVAMIREADGDDVWSRFLRPQFELTLNSSGWLCNTSEEFEPLGRRXLRNLVKLPVWTIGPLLPDAIVRNDDSSGSSTSISEHRPGKPLGIGPERCVEFLDEHPPGSVVYVCFGSQNTITESNMKELAAGLEASERPFIWVMRPPLGFDMGGEMRDEWLPPGFEKRVTRVDEKKKKKKRGLLVRDWAPQLEILRHSSTGAFLSHCGWNSTLESLSQGVPIIGWPMAGEQAYNAKMMAEEMEVCVELARGAAAEVSREEVRRAIEAAVGDAEGGKGKELRERAMEAREKIRRAVTEERGLQLKPWMSF, encoded by the exons ATGGCTCCTTCGGACGACGGTGGTCACATCGTGATGCTACCTTTCATGGCTCACGGCCACCTCATCCCGTTCCTTGCCCTTGCCAGGCGAATCCAGCGACGAAGCCGCTTCACCATCACCATTGCCAGCACTCCTGTTAACGTGCGCCGCCTTCGTTCCACTGCCATGGCAGACCCCACGCTCAGGGCCATCAATTTCGCAGAGCTCGCCTTCGATCCCTCCGCCCACGCCCTGCCGTCCAACACAGAGAACACCGAGAACATGCCGCTAACCCAGATGGTAGACCTCTGCTATGCGTCGCTGAGCTTGAGAGCTCCCCTGGAAAGTTTGGTTGCCAACATAACCTGCCGGGAGGATGGGCGGCCACCCGTCTGCATAATCTCCGACATCTTCTTCGGCTGGGCAGCGGATGTGGCCAAGGCCTTCGGGACGAGGAACTACACCTTCACCACTTGCGGGGCCTATGGGACCTCGGCGTACGTGTCCATGTGGCTCCACCTCCCGCACCGCGGGATGGAGTCCGGCAAGTTCATAGTCCCGGCCTTCCCAGAACGATGCCTCTTCGACAAGTCGCACCTCGTGGCGATGATCAGGGAGGCGGATGGGGACGACGTGTGGTCCAGATTCCTCCGGCCTCAGTTCGAGCTCACTCTCAATTCGAGCGGGTGGTTGTGTAACACGTCCGAGGAATTTGAGCCGCTCGGGCGGC CCCTAAGAAACCTGGTGAAGCTTCCGGTCTGGACCATCGGTCCCCTTCTTCCTGACGCGATCGTCAGGAACGACGACTCTTCAGGTTCCTCGACTTCCATCTCTGAACATCGCCCTGGAAAGCCGCTCGGGATCGGCCCAGAGAGATGTGTCGAGTTTCTCGACGAGCACCCTCCGGGCTCCGTCGTATACGTCTGCTTCGGTTCCCAAAACACCATAACCGAGTCCAACATGAAGGAGCTTGCCGCTGGGCTCGAGGCGAGCGAAAGGCCGTTCATATGGGTCATGAGGCCGCCCCTCGGGTTCGACATGGGGGGCGAGATGAGGGACGAGTGGCTGCCACCAGGGTTCGAGAAGCGAGTCACAAGGGTagacgagaagaagaagaagaagaagagggggtTGCTGGTGAGGGACTGGGCACCACAGCTGGAGATCCTGCGGCACAGCTCGACCGGGGCGTTCCTCAGCCACTGCGGCTGGAACTCGACGCTGGAGAGCCTGAGCCAGGGGGTGCCGATCATCGGGTGGCCAATGGCAGGGGAGCAGGCGTACAACGCGAAGATGATGGCGGAGGAGATGGAGGTCTGCGTCGAGCTGGCGAGgggcgcggcggcggaggtgagCCGGGAGGAGGTGAGGAGGGCGATCGAGGCGGCGGTGGGCGATGCAGAGGGCGGAAAAGGGAaggagttgagagagagagccatGGAGGCGAGGGAGAAGATCAGGAGGGCGGTGACGGAGGAGAGGGGTCTTCAGTTAAAGCCATGGATGAGTTTTTGA
- the LOC120287198 gene encoding LOW QUALITY PROTEIN: 30S ribosomal protein S1 homolog (The sequence of the model RefSeq protein was modified relative to this genomic sequence to represent the inferred CDS: inserted 2 bases in 1 codon; deleted 2 bases in 1 codon) codes for MSKTLSCSIKYIDILDCVHFRFIVFYSSSTQLYAYCHDGNLSVFIFIVEPAKNIQEVAKCLIGSVVPVKVIQADEDSRQLIFSEKEAVWSKVSGQINVGDIFQARVGSVEDYGAFVHLQFPDGLYHLTGLVHVSEVSWDLVQDVXDILSENDEVKVKVINIDREKSRITLSMKQLEEDPLLETLDKVIPQDGSVNSDASSTNSSSKIDPLPGLDIIIQELLQEEGIEDVRINRQGFEKRVVSQDLQLWLSNAPPTDKKFILLARAGRQVQEIQLTTLLDQDGIRRALQRVLERVP; via the exons ATGAGCAAAACCTTATCTTGCTCCATCAAATAT ATTGATATTTTGGACTGTGTCCATTTTCGTTTCATTGTATTCTATTCCAGTTCCACGCAATTATATGCTTACTGTCATGATGGCAATTTATCTGTATTTATATTCATTGTAGAACCAGCCAAGAATATCCAAGAGGTTGCAAAATGTTTGATTGGCTCAGTTGTTCCTGTGAAG GTAATCCAAGCAGATGAAGACAGCAGACaattaatattttctgaaaaagaagCGGTCTGGTCTAAGGTTTCTGGACAGATTAATGTAGGAGATATCTTTCAAGCCAGGGTGGGTTCTGTTGAGGATTATGGTGCATTTGTTCACTTACAATTTCCTGATG GATTGTATCATCTTACTGGACTAGTACATGTATCTGAGGTTTCATGGGATTTGGTTCAAGATGT AGACATTCTAAGTGAAAATGATGAAGTGAAGGTCAAAGTCATCAATATTGATAG AGAAAAGTCAAGGATTACTCTGTCAATGAAGCAGTTAGAGGAGGATCCACTTCTTGAAACTTTGGACAAAGTGATTCCTCAGGATGGCTCAGTTAATTCTGATGCTTCCAGCACTAACAGCAGCAGCAAGATTGATCCTCTTCCTGGGCTTGACATAATTATTCAAGAACTACTGCAGGAGGAAGG CATAGAAGATGTGAGAATAAATCGACAAGGTTTTGAGAAACGGGTGGTT TCGCAGGACCTCCAACTCTGGCTCTCCAAC GCACCACCAACAGACAAGAAATTTATCCTTCTTGCTCGTGCTGGGAGGCAG GTGCAAGAAATACAATTGACAACACTGCTTGATCAGGACGGAATTAGGAGGGCACTACAGCGAGTTTTAGAGCGTGTCCCGTGA